From Amycolatopsis sp. cg9, one genomic window encodes:
- a CDS encoding response regulator transcription factor, translating to MLDDVTDSQREPVKVFLVDDHALFRAGVRTELDSITDEVRVVGEAGSVAEAVAGIARTKPQVVLLDVHMPDGGGAEVLRRVRPELPDVVFLALSVSDAAEDVIAVIRAGARGYVTKTISSKELVRAVVRVSDGDAVFSPRLAGFVLDAFADRPGSAPINDPELDLLTPRERDVLRLLARGYAYKEIASELFISVKTVETHVSSVLRKTQLSNRYELSRWASDRRLV from the coding sequence ATGCTCGACGACGTGACGGACAGCCAGCGTGAACCGGTCAAGGTGTTCCTCGTCGACGACCACGCGCTGTTCCGCGCGGGCGTGCGCACCGAACTCGACTCGATCACCGACGAAGTCCGCGTCGTCGGCGAGGCCGGTTCGGTCGCCGAAGCCGTCGCCGGCATCGCGCGGACGAAGCCCCAGGTCGTCCTGCTCGACGTGCACATGCCCGACGGCGGCGGCGCCGAAGTGCTGCGCCGCGTCCGCCCGGAGCTGCCGGACGTCGTCTTCCTGGCGCTTTCGGTCTCCGATGCCGCCGAGGACGTCATCGCCGTCATCCGCGCCGGCGCCCGCGGCTACGTGACGAAGACGATCTCGTCGAAGGAACTGGTCCGCGCGGTGGTCCGCGTCTCGGACGGCGACGCGGTGTTCTCCCCGCGCCTGGCCGGCTTCGTACTGGACGCGTTCGCCGACCGCCCCGGCTCGGCCCCGATCAACGACCCCGAGCTCGACCTGCTCACGCCCCGCGAGCGCGACGTCCTGCGCCTGCTGGCCCGCGGCTACGCGTACAAGGAAATCGCGTCGGAGCTGTTCATCTCGGTGAAGACGGTCGAGACGCACGTCTCGAGCGTGCTGCGGAAGACCCAGCTTTCGAACCGCTACGAGCTCTCCCGCTGGGCTTCCGACCGCCGGCTCGTCTAG
- a CDS encoding DMT family transporter: protein MGETKTLLRIGALALMWGSSFFWIKLGLGMFSPVQLVLARLVLGAAMLLVLCRLQRARLPRDRRMWGHLAVAAFFHNALPFLLFAIGETTVDSGITGVLNSTTPLWVLLAAPLMGTSSRMTGARLAGLLIGLGGILLIFAPWQASGLLSWGALACLAAAASYGFAFVYEGKYLSDSSLSPYATAAGQMLLASGFLVLALPVGGLTPVHVSPGPLLAILVLGIGSTGFAFALNYQLLASEGAVAASVVGYLLPVVSVLLGALFLGEQLHLRVIAGMVVVLGGVALTRLPKRAPVEPVLERV, encoded by the coding sequence GTGGGCGAGACGAAGACCCTGCTGAGGATCGGCGCGCTGGCGTTGATGTGGGGCTCGAGTTTCTTCTGGATCAAGCTGGGGCTGGGGATGTTCTCGCCGGTCCAGCTGGTGCTGGCGCGGCTCGTGCTCGGCGCGGCGATGCTGCTGGTGCTGTGCCGGCTGCAGCGGGCGCGGCTGCCGCGCGACCGCCGGATGTGGGGGCACCTGGCGGTGGCGGCGTTCTTCCACAACGCGCTGCCGTTCCTGCTGTTCGCCATCGGCGAGACGACGGTCGATTCGGGGATCACCGGCGTGCTGAACTCGACGACGCCGCTGTGGGTGCTGCTGGCGGCGCCGCTGATGGGGACGTCGTCGCGGATGACCGGGGCGCGGCTGGCGGGCCTGCTGATCGGGCTCGGCGGGATCCTGCTGATCTTCGCGCCGTGGCAGGCGTCGGGCCTGCTGAGCTGGGGCGCGCTGGCGTGCCTCGCGGCGGCGGCCAGCTACGGCTTCGCGTTCGTCTACGAGGGCAAGTACCTCTCGGACTCGTCGTTGTCGCCGTACGCGACCGCGGCGGGCCAGATGCTGCTGGCGAGCGGCTTCCTGGTCTTGGCGCTGCCGGTCGGCGGGCTCACGCCGGTGCACGTGTCCCCCGGGCCCTTGCTGGCGATCCTGGTGCTGGGGATCGGGTCGACGGGCTTCGCGTTCGCGCTCAACTACCAGCTGCTGGCGAGCGAAGGCGCGGTCGCGGCTTCGGTGGTGGGTTACCTGCTGCCGGTCGTGTCGGTGCTGCTGGGGGCGCTGTTCCTGGGCGAGCAGCTGCACCTGCGGGTGATCGCGGGCATGGTGGTCGTGCTCGGCGGGGTCGCGTTGACGCGGCTGCCGAAACGGGCGCCGGTGGAGCCGGTGCTGGAACGGGTCTAG
- a CDS encoding LysR family transcriptional regulator — translation MLDVRRMQVLRAVITSGSITAAARNLGYTPSAISQQLSALEREAGTELLERVGRGVRPTPAGALLSEHAETLSTELAKAEAALAELKEGRTGRVSIRYFATAGASLVPPAIAAVRREHPGVHLDLKLVEPDDPMTDVEAGRADVAITVFPRKTPPGKGVELVHLLDDPYRAVLPKAHPLARKRVLDLTEFADEPWVGVDGLPGICRDILDSACASAGFAPNVVVESEDYQTAQGFVAAGIGVGLIPELGLGAQHPGVVVRRIRNPEPVRAIHAAVASRAAGHPAVRTLLEAMRAATAKVA, via the coding sequence ATGCTCGACGTCCGCCGCATGCAGGTCCTCCGCGCCGTGATCACCAGCGGGTCGATCACCGCCGCCGCCCGCAACCTGGGCTACACGCCGTCCGCGATCAGCCAGCAGCTGTCCGCGCTCGAACGCGAAGCCGGCACCGAACTCCTCGAACGCGTCGGGCGCGGCGTCCGGCCGACCCCGGCGGGGGCGCTGCTGTCCGAGCACGCCGAGACGCTGAGCACCGAGCTCGCCAAGGCCGAGGCGGCGCTGGCCGAGCTCAAGGAGGGCCGCACCGGCCGCGTCTCGATCCGCTACTTCGCCACGGCGGGCGCGTCGCTGGTGCCGCCCGCGATCGCCGCGGTCCGCCGCGAGCACCCCGGCGTGCACCTCGACCTCAAGCTCGTCGAGCCCGACGACCCGATGACGGACGTCGAGGCGGGCCGCGCCGACGTCGCGATCACCGTCTTCCCGCGCAAGACCCCGCCCGGCAAGGGCGTCGAGCTGGTGCACCTGCTCGACGACCCGTACCGGGCGGTGCTGCCGAAGGCCCACCCGCTGGCCCGCAAGCGCGTGCTGGACCTGACGGAGTTCGCCGACGAGCCGTGGGTCGGCGTCGACGGCCTGCCCGGCATCTGCCGCGACATCCTGGACAGCGCGTGCGCGTCCGCCGGGTTCGCGCCGAACGTCGTCGTCGAGTCCGAGGACTACCAGACGGCGCAGGGATTCGTCGCCGCCGGCATCGGCGTCGGCCTGATCCCGGAGCTCGGCCTCGGCGCGCAGCACCCCGGCGTGGTCGTCCGCCGGATCCGGAACCCGGAGCCGGTCCGCGCGATCCACGCCGCGGTCGCGTCCCGGGCGGCGGGCCACCCGGCCGTCCGCACGCTGCTCGAAGCCATGCGCGCGGCGACCGCCAAGGTGGCTTAG
- a CDS encoding serine/threonine-protein kinase, whose translation MSSEGTIVGGRFRLDQPIGRGRAGIVWLAFDTRLFRTVAMKRMYLPVGGGDRAEQARAAAMQEGKDAARIEHPCAIKVFDVLPEGQDVWLVMEYIPSRSMATFLAEHGRLTSDQAAALGIQLGNALAAIHTAGFVHRTLEPGTVLLADDGGVKLTDIGISGGGPHAAYVAPEVVRGLPPTPAADVFSLGATLYTAVEGVPPFGDDGQSSERPPQNAGVLTEALRKMLRSDPTTRPTMADTVRSLKAITEGRETAFIPPTAPGLPPPPPPPFNPGLAPAAPPMPPSGPQFQQQIPVAPGYSPAEETQRMQPVPPHATQYAPPPAAPVQQAEAWNLPVSKKTLITVAAILAAVLVGILVSELFFV comes from the coding sequence TTGAGTTCTGAAGGCACCATCGTCGGCGGCCGGTTCCGGCTGGACCAGCCGATCGGCCGCGGCCGCGCGGGCATCGTGTGGCTGGCGTTCGACACGCGGCTGTTCCGCACCGTCGCGATGAAGCGGATGTACCTGCCGGTCGGCGGCGGTGACCGCGCCGAGCAGGCGCGCGCGGCCGCCATGCAGGAGGGCAAGGACGCGGCCCGGATCGAGCACCCGTGCGCGATCAAGGTGTTCGACGTGCTGCCGGAGGGCCAGGACGTCTGGCTCGTGATGGAGTACATCCCCTCGCGCAGCATGGCGACGTTCCTCGCCGAGCACGGCAGGCTCACCTCGGACCAGGCGGCGGCGCTGGGCATCCAGCTCGGGAACGCGCTGGCCGCGATCCACACCGCCGGGTTCGTCCACCGCACCCTCGAACCGGGCACGGTGCTGCTGGCCGACGACGGCGGCGTGAAGCTGACCGACATCGGCATCAGCGGCGGCGGGCCCCACGCGGCGTACGTGGCGCCTGAGGTCGTGCGGGGACTGCCGCCGACGCCGGCCGCGGACGTCTTCTCCCTCGGCGCGACGCTGTACACCGCCGTCGAGGGCGTGCCGCCGTTCGGTGACGACGGCCAGTCGTCCGAGCGCCCGCCGCAGAACGCGGGCGTCCTCACCGAGGCGCTGCGCAAGATGCTGCGCTCGGACCCGACCACGCGCCCGACGATGGCGGACACCGTCCGCTCGCTGAAGGCGATCACCGAGGGCCGCGAGACGGCGTTCATCCCGCCGACCGCGCCCGGGTTGCCGCCGCCACCGCCCCCGCCGTTCAACCCTGGCCTGGCGCCCGCCGCGCCGCCGATGCCGCCGTCGGGGCCGCAGTTCCAGCAGCAGATCCCGGTGGCACCCGGCTACTCCCCCGCGGAAGAGACGCAGCGGATGCAGCCGGTTCCGCCGCACGCGACGCAGTACGCACCGCCGCCCGCCGCTCCGGTGCAGCAGGCCGAGGCGTGGAACCTGCCGGTGTCGAAGAAGACGCTGATCACCGTGGCCGCGATCCTCGCGGCGGTGCTGGTCGGCATCCTCGTTTCGGAGCTGTTCTTCGTCTAA
- a CDS encoding serine/threonine-protein kinase codes for MSDEGRLVADRYRIVGRIGTGAMGAVWQAHDEVLGRTVAIKQLLLQPHLDEHDKEDARQRTMREGRIAARLHHPNAISVFDVVTDDNGQPCLIMEYLNSTSLAAVLQERRTLPPTEVARIGAQVAAALREAHAVGIVHRDIKPGNILLAGNGTVKITDFGISRAKDDVTVTKTGMIAGTPAYLAPEVAIGGDPGPESDVFSLGSTLYAACEGQPPFGLSENTLSLLHAVAAGQINPPRQSGPLASVLAVLLHPDVEHRPTAEECEELLAAVARGETPLGGPAEETMLAPAAGVLGAAALADPNATQMFDEVPAGHSGSLLDGQAPTQAVPYYDEDDYPEGTGYPEDDYDGYDHYPEDNRHGGVPPGLAATRAVPVPPHGQDPYADDQYDDYDDEPAPPPPPRPRPQARPDDDDEKPGAWKRPAIIGGVVVVGLVALVVWLLSPNNPEAPAAPVSSSKPTPAATSESLPSTTDLPTSTVDLPSSTEEATSSSKKTTSRASEPERTTTPKTTTPKPTTSEPTTTPPPDTTTPGGTTTPPAGG; via the coding sequence GTGAGCGACGAGGGTCGTCTGGTCGCCGATCGGTACCGCATCGTCGGCCGGATCGGCACGGGCGCGATGGGGGCCGTCTGGCAGGCGCACGACGAGGTCCTGGGCCGCACGGTGGCGATCAAGCAGCTCCTGCTCCAGCCGCACCTGGACGAGCACGACAAGGAAGACGCCCGGCAGCGCACCATGCGCGAGGGCCGGATCGCGGCGCGGCTGCACCACCCGAACGCGATCTCCGTCTTCGACGTCGTCACCGACGACAACGGCCAGCCCTGCCTGATCATGGAGTACCTCAACTCCACCAGCCTGGCCGCCGTGCTGCAGGAACGCCGCACGCTGCCGCCGACCGAGGTGGCGCGCATCGGCGCCCAGGTCGCCGCGGCGCTGCGCGAGGCGCACGCGGTCGGCATCGTCCACCGCGACATCAAGCCGGGCAACATCCTGCTCGCCGGCAACGGCACCGTGAAGATCACCGACTTCGGCATCTCGCGCGCCAAGGACGACGTCACGGTCACCAAGACCGGGATGATCGCCGGCACGCCCGCCTACCTGGCCCCCGAGGTCGCCATCGGCGGCGATCCCGGCCCGGAGTCCGACGTCTTCTCGCTCGGCTCCACGCTGTACGCCGCGTGCGAGGGCCAGCCGCCGTTCGGGCTGTCCGAGAACACGCTGAGCCTGCTGCACGCGGTCGCGGCCGGGCAGATCAACCCGCCGCGCCAGTCCGGGCCGCTGGCCAGCGTGCTGGCCGTGCTGCTGCACCCGGACGTCGAGCACCGGCCGACCGCCGAGGAGTGCGAGGAGCTGCTCGCGGCCGTCGCGCGCGGCGAGACGCCGCTCGGCGGCCCGGCGGAGGAGACCATGCTGGCGCCGGCCGCCGGCGTGCTCGGCGCGGCCGCCCTCGCCGACCCGAACGCGACCCAGATGTTCGACGAGGTCCCCGCGGGGCACTCGGGCAGCCTGCTCGACGGGCAGGCGCCGACCCAGGCCGTCCCGTACTACGACGAGGACGACTACCCGGAGGGCACCGGCTACCCGGAAGACGACTACGACGGGTACGACCACTACCCCGAGGACAACCGCCACGGGGGCGTGCCGCCCGGGCTGGCCGCGACCCGCGCGGTGCCGGTGCCGCCGCACGGCCAGGACCCGTACGCGGACGACCAGTACGACGACTACGACGACGAGCCGGCCCCGCCGCCCCCGCCGCGGCCCCGCCCGCAGGCGAGGCCCGACGATGACGACGAGAAGCCCGGCGCGTGGAAGCGCCCGGCGATCATCGGCGGCGTCGTGGTGGTGGGCCTGGTCGCCCTCGTCGTCTGGCTGCTGAGCCCGAACAACCCGGAGGCGCCGGCCGCGCCGGTGTCGAGCAGCAAGCCGACGCCCGCCGCGACGTCGGAGTCGCTGCCGTCGACGACGGACCTGCCGACCAGCACGGTCGACCTGCCGTCGAGCACGGAGGAAGCGACGTCTTCGTCGAAGAAGACGACCTCGCGGGCCAGCGAACCGGAGCGGACCACGACGCCGAAGACGACGACTCCGAAGCCCACGACTTCGGAGCCGACCACGACTCCACCGCCTGACACGACAACGCCCGGCGGGACGACCACACCTCCGGCTGGCGGATGA
- a CDS encoding chorismate mutase, translated as MNAHATNADGQPAEHTPAGDDISALREEIDWLDKEILRLVKRRVEVSKTIGAARMAAGGTRIVYNREMDVLARYRELGPDGRQLAMALLNLGRGRLGR; from the coding sequence ATGAACGCACATGCCACGAACGCCGACGGCCAGCCCGCCGAGCACACCCCCGCCGGCGACGACATCTCGGCGCTCCGTGAAGAGATCGACTGGCTGGACAAGGAGATCCTCCGGCTGGTGAAGCGCCGGGTGGAGGTGTCCAAGACGATCGGGGCCGCGCGGATGGCCGCCGGTGGCACGCGCATCGTCTACAACCGCGAGATGGACGTGCTCGCACGCTACCGCGAACTCGGCCCGGACGGCCGCCAGCTCGCCATGGCGCTGCTGAACCTCGGCCGGGGCAGGCTCGGCCGGTAA
- a CDS encoding DUF1707 domain-containing protein — translation MNEPNPARLRAADADRERVAKTVQSAGSEGRLTLEEVEERLARVYAARFTDELASLTTDLPRPVPPRPGFPLTRDALRRHPALRFHLAVVVAISVLAVVRWAVLGAGFFWPAFPMFWLTVSLVVHAGARSFRERAGAAVPY, via the coding sequence ATGAACGAACCGAACCCCGCCCGCCTCCGGGCCGCCGACGCCGATCGTGAGCGCGTCGCGAAGACCGTCCAGTCCGCCGGTTCCGAAGGCCGGCTCACCCTCGAAGAGGTGGAAGAGCGCCTCGCCCGCGTCTACGCCGCGCGGTTCACCGACGAACTGGCCTCGCTCACCACCGACCTGCCGCGGCCCGTGCCGCCGCGGCCGGGGTTCCCGCTCACCCGGGACGCGCTGCGGCGGCACCCGGCGCTGCGGTTCCACCTCGCCGTCGTGGTCGCGATCTCGGTGCTGGCCGTCGTCCGGTGGGCGGTGCTCGGCGCCGGCTTCTTCTGGCCGGCCTTCCCGATGTTCTGGCTCACCGTGAGCCTCGTGGTCCACGCGGGCGCGCGGTCGTTCCGGGAGCGCGCCGGTGCCGCTGTGCCATACTGA
- the pcrA gene encoding DNA helicase PcrA, whose product MDTLFDLPAETPARKPASGGQADLLDDLNPAQREAVTHAGGPLLVVAGAGSGKTRVLTRRIAYLLGQRRVHPGEIMAITFTNKAAAEMRERVAALVGRRANAMWVSTFHSMCVRILRREAKTLDMSSSFSIYDSDDTKRLITLVARDLDIDPKRYAARTLAVHISNLKNELTDPETAAANAGNDLERRVAEVYAEYQRRLNQANAFDFDDLIMRTVSLLQAFPDVAEYYRRRFRHVLVDEYQDTNHAQYTLVRELAGTAPNEAGVEPAELVVVGDADQSIYAFRGATIRNIEEFERDFPNAHTILLEQNYRSTQTILSAANAVIERNPNRRAKRLWTDSGDGEKIVGYVSDNDHDEAAFVAGEIDALAERGEADYSDVAVFYRTNNQSRVFEEIFIRLGLPYKVVGGVRFYERREVRDMIAYLRVLANPEDTVSLRRVLNVPKRGIGDRAEAVVATHAERERISFAAALRDATEDKVPLLNPRSVKAIKGFVAMLDELGVLISEGAEVHDVLEAVLEKTGYRIELEESEDPQDHTRVENLDELITVAREFTEITAEIVADENAELVVDDGVPAPGSLPAFLERVSLVADADSVPSPDGGEEGDGGAGVVTLMTVHTAKGLEYPVVFCTGWEDGVFPHMRALGDPTELAEERRLAYVAITRARKRLYVSRAITRSAWGQPSMNPASRFLDELPPDLVDWRRLEPSSPGFGFGGGSRGTPRAATTWGGRRTSSPSSSSGTPSFGKGWKDTVALKLDVGDRVSHDKYGLGTVISCDGVGPRATATIDFGAAGKVRLMLIGSVPMVKL is encoded by the coding sequence ATGGACACCCTCTTCGATCTCCCCGCCGAGACCCCCGCGCGCAAGCCCGCTTCCGGCGGGCAGGCCGATCTGCTCGACGACCTGAACCCCGCCCAGCGCGAAGCCGTCACCCACGCCGGTGGCCCGCTGCTGGTGGTGGCGGGTGCGGGATCGGGCAAGACCCGGGTGCTGACCCGCCGGATCGCCTACCTGCTCGGGCAACGCCGCGTGCACCCGGGCGAAATCATGGCGATCACGTTCACCAACAAGGCGGCCGCCGAAATGCGCGAGCGCGTCGCCGCGCTCGTCGGGCGCCGGGCGAACGCGATGTGGGTGTCGACGTTCCACTCGATGTGCGTGCGGATCCTGCGCCGCGAAGCCAAAACGCTCGACATGTCCTCGAGCTTCTCCATCTACGACTCCGACGACACCAAGCGGCTGATCACCCTGGTGGCGCGGGACCTCGACATCGACCCGAAGCGGTACGCCGCGCGCACGCTCGCCGTGCACATCTCGAACCTCAAGAACGAGCTCACCGACCCGGAGACGGCGGCGGCGAACGCGGGCAACGACCTCGAGCGCCGCGTCGCCGAGGTCTACGCCGAGTACCAGCGGCGGCTCAACCAGGCCAACGCCTTCGACTTCGACGACCTCATCATGCGCACGGTCTCGCTGCTGCAGGCGTTCCCGGACGTCGCCGAGTACTACCGGCGCCGGTTCCGCCACGTGCTCGTCGACGAGTACCAGGACACCAACCACGCGCAGTACACGCTGGTCCGCGAGCTGGCCGGGACCGCGCCGAACGAAGCGGGCGTCGAGCCGGCCGAGCTGGTCGTGGTCGGTGACGCGGACCAGTCGATCTACGCCTTCCGCGGCGCGACGATCCGCAACATCGAGGAGTTCGAGCGGGACTTCCCGAACGCGCACACCATCCTGCTGGAGCAGAACTACCGCTCCACGCAGACGATCCTGTCCGCGGCCAACGCCGTCATCGAGCGCAACCCGAATCGGCGGGCGAAGCGGCTGTGGACGGATTCGGGCGACGGCGAGAAGATCGTCGGCTACGTCTCGGACAACGACCACGACGAAGCCGCGTTCGTGGCGGGCGAAATCGACGCGCTGGCGGAGCGGGGCGAGGCGGACTACTCCGACGTCGCCGTCTTCTACCGCACCAACAACCAGTCGCGCGTCTTCGAAGAGATCTTCATCCGGCTCGGCCTGCCGTACAAGGTCGTCGGCGGCGTGCGGTTCTACGAGCGGCGCGAAGTCCGCGACATGATCGCGTACCTGCGCGTGCTGGCGAACCCGGAGGACACGGTCAGCCTGCGGCGCGTGCTGAACGTGCCCAAGCGCGGCATCGGCGACCGCGCGGAAGCCGTCGTGGCGACGCACGCCGAGCGCGAGCGGATCTCGTTCGCCGCGGCGCTGCGGGACGCCACCGAAGACAAGGTCCCCCTGCTGAACCCGCGCTCGGTCAAGGCGATCAAGGGGTTCGTCGCGATGCTCGACGAGCTGGGCGTGCTGATCTCCGAAGGCGCCGAGGTGCACGACGTCCTGGAAGCCGTGCTGGAGAAGACCGGCTACCGCATCGAGCTGGAGGAGTCCGAGGACCCCCAGGACCACACGCGCGTCGAGAACCTGGACGAGCTCATCACCGTGGCCCGCGAGTTCACCGAGATCACCGCCGAGATCGTCGCGGACGAGAACGCCGAGCTGGTCGTGGACGACGGCGTCCCGGCGCCCGGTTCGCTGCCCGCGTTCCTGGAGCGCGTTTCGCTGGTGGCGGACGCCGACTCGGTGCCTTCGCCGGACGGTGGCGAGGAAGGCGACGGCGGCGCGGGCGTGGTCACGCTGATGACCGTGCACACCGCGAAGGGCCTGGAGTACCCGGTGGTGTTCTGCACCGGTTGGGAGGACGGCGTTTTCCCGCACATGCGGGCGCTGGGCGACCCGACGGAGCTGGCCGAGGAACGCCGGCTCGCGTACGTCGCGATCACGCGGGCGAGGAAGCGGTTGTACGTCTCGCGCGCGATCACGCGCTCGGCGTGGGGCCAGCCGTCGATGAACCCGGCTTCGCGGTTCCTCGACGAGCTGCCGCCGGACCTCGTCGACTGGCGGCGCCTCGAGCCCTCCAGCCCGGGCTTCGGCTTCGGCGGCGGCTCGCGGGGTACCCCGCGAGCGGCGACCACCTGGGGCGGCAGGCGGACTTCTTCTCCGTCGTCTTCGTCCGGCACGCCGTCGTTCGGCAAGGGCTGGAAGGACACGGTGGCGCTGAAGCTCGACGTCGGCGACCGGGTCAGCCACGACAAGTACGGCCTGGGCACGGTGATCTCGTGCGACGGCGTCGGCCCGCGCGCGACGGCGACGATCGACTTCGGCGCGGCGGGCAAGGTCCGCCTGATGCTGATCGGCAGCGTCCCGATGGTGAAGCTCTAG
- a CDS encoding M23 family metallopeptidase gives MVAAVAAGAFAAAAAGQTLKTVTDSDAAVTPLANSQDASASLTAGGAGTGGAPELLPTGHAVDASAEAAKIADSASITQAREQREADAARKAAEEAARPKTCLPAHGTFTSGFGARWGTSHLGIDIANSIGTPIYAASDGTVIEAGPASGFGLWVRVQLDDGTIQVYGHMNSFSVKEGQKVKCGQQIAEIGNRGQSTGPHLHFEVWQNGTKKIDPRPWLAARGIVL, from the coding sequence GTGGTTGCCGCGGTTGCGGCCGGAGCGTTCGCTGCCGCAGCGGCAGGGCAGACCCTCAAGACCGTCACCGACTCCGACGCGGCCGTGACGCCGCTGGCCAACAGCCAGGACGCCAGCGCTTCCCTGACCGCGGGAGGTGCGGGCACCGGGGGCGCCCCGGAGCTCCTGCCGACCGGCCACGCCGTCGACGCTTCCGCCGAAGCCGCGAAGATCGCGGACTCCGCCTCCATCACGCAGGCCCGTGAGCAGCGCGAAGCCGACGCCGCCCGCAAGGCCGCCGAGGAAGCCGCTCGCCCCAAGACCTGCCTGCCCGCGCACGGCACCTTCACCTCGGGCTTCGGTGCCCGGTGGGGCACGAGCCACCTCGGCATCGACATCGCCAACTCGATCGGCACCCCGATCTACGCCGCCTCCGACGGCACCGTGATCGAGGCCGGCCCGGCCAGCGGCTTCGGCCTCTGGGTCCGCGTCCAGCTCGACGACGGCACGATCCAGGTCTACGGCCACATGAACAGCTTCTCCGTCAAGGAGGGGCAGAAGGTCAAGTGCGGCCAGCAGATCGCCGAGATCGGCAACCGCGGTCAGAGCACCGGCCCGCACCTGCACTTCGAGGTGTGGCAGAACGGCACCAAGAAGATCGACCCCCGGCCGTGGCTGGCCGCGCGCGGCATCGTTCTCTGA
- the sucC gene encoding ADP-forming succinate--CoA ligase subunit beta: protein MDLYEYQARDLFAAHGVPVLPGAVASTPEEAKTAAEQIGNQVVVKAQVKVGGRGKAGGVKLAQTPDEAKEKAEAILGLDIKGHITRRVLVAEASDIASEYYFSFLLDRANRTFLAMASSEGGMEIEQLAVERPDALAKIPVDAIAGVDKAKALEILKAGNFPAEIIDEAADVVVKLWETFVSEDATLVEVNPLVRDPQDKIIALDGKVTLDENADFRQPGHEALVDKEAENPLEAKAKAKNLNYVKLDGQVGIIGNGAGLVMSTLDVVAYAGEKHGGVKPANFLDIGGGASAEVMAAGLDVILNDTDVKSVFVNVFGGITACDAVANGIVEALKILGDEASKPLVVRLDGNNVVEGRKILADANHPLVTVVDTMDNAADKAAELAAAGA from the coding sequence GTGGACCTCTACGAGTACCAGGCGAGGGATCTCTTCGCCGCCCACGGAGTACCGGTTCTGCCGGGTGCCGTGGCTAGCACCCCCGAAGAAGCCAAGACCGCCGCGGAGCAGATCGGTAACCAGGTCGTCGTCAAGGCGCAGGTGAAGGTCGGCGGCCGTGGCAAGGCGGGCGGCGTCAAGCTGGCCCAGACGCCGGACGAGGCGAAGGAGAAGGCGGAAGCCATCCTCGGCCTCGACATCAAGGGCCACATCACGCGCCGCGTGCTCGTGGCGGAAGCGTCGGACATCGCGTCCGAGTACTACTTCTCCTTCCTGCTGGACCGCGCGAACCGCACGTTCCTGGCGATGGCGTCCTCCGAGGGCGGCATGGAGATCGAGCAGCTCGCCGTCGAGCGCCCCGACGCGCTCGCGAAGATCCCGGTCGACGCGATCGCCGGGGTCGACAAGGCGAAGGCGCTCGAGATCCTGAAGGCCGGCAACTTCCCGGCCGAGATCATCGACGAAGCCGCCGACGTGGTCGTGAAGCTCTGGGAGACCTTCGTCTCCGAGGACGCCACCCTGGTCGAGGTCAACCCGCTGGTCCGCGACCCGCAGGACAAGATCATCGCCCTCGACGGCAAGGTCACCCTCGACGAGAACGCGGACTTCCGCCAGCCGGGCCACGAGGCCTTGGTGGACAAGGAAGCGGAGAACCCGCTCGAGGCGAAGGCCAAGGCCAAGAACCTCAACTACGTCAAGCTCGACGGCCAGGTCGGCATCATCGGCAACGGCGCGGGCCTCGTCATGTCCACTTTGGACGTCGTGGCGTACGCGGGCGAGAAGCACGGCGGCGTGAAGCCGGCGAACTTCCTCGACATCGGCGGCGGCGCGTCGGCCGAGGTCATGGCGGCCGGGCTGGACGTCATCCTCAACGACACCGACGTGAAGAGCGTCTTCGTCAACGTCTTCGGCGGCATCACCGCCTGCGACGCGGTGGCGAACGGCATCGTCGAGGCACTGAAGATCCTGGGCGACGAGGCCAGCAAGCCGCTGGTCGTCCGCCTGGACGGCAACAACGTCGTGGAGGGTCGCAAGATCCTGGCGGACGCGAACCACCCGCTGGTCACCGTGGTGGACACAATGGACAACGCGGCCGACAAGGCTGCCGAGCTCGCCGCGGCAGGTGCGTGA